The genome window ATGATGATGGCGAGAAAGGTTCTGGTGGGGTTTTTCTTGATGAAAAAGAGAATCAAAGGCGCCACTGCGTAAAGTTGGGTGTCCACTGACAAGTACCACGTTTGCTGGATGCACTATCGATTTGTTTAGGCCACACTGTACCCCAAGTACCACTTACCATATCGTCGTACTTGATGAAATTGTTGACAAAAAGTAGAGTAGTCCACCAGGTGTTCTTACAATGTGCCAGGTATTGCTTGAGGACGGAATGCCAAATAGGTCCTTGTGTAACATATTTGACTACACTGACATAAATCAAGATAGTTGCCACTAAAGCGGGAACAAGCCTCAAGAGTCTGAATAAGTAAAACGAAGACaatttgatggtaaatttctcCGAGTACTTCATATGGACGTAGGTGACCAAGATTCCGCTCATGCAGAAGAAAGTGTCGACAGCGTAATGTGCCGCGAAGTAGATAGAATTTTCGATGCGATGTTGCCACTGAAATTGtgataatttaaaatctgTATTGACACAAAAGCGGTACTACCTCTGTCAAAACGTACAGATTGTTGGTGTTGAAGGCATTAAttctaataacaaataaatgatCAACCATCACCCACATCATGCTCAAGACTCTGATCCCATTCAAACACttcaaattgtcattttcgCAATGCGTCCCCAACAACTTCTTCCCGTTGGTGTAAAGCGAAAACACCACAAATAAGTCAGGTTTCTTCCGCAGCTTCCGCAAGTAAACGTCGTAAGCGGTACTGACTGCCACGACAGCCAAGACGATGccaaaaaaacaactaaaaaccGGTTGCAGAAATGACAAGTTGTGTTGAGCGACTTACAAGACGTAAGCATCAATTGGAGATGCGATCGGTTGGTTCCTGTAGGTGCAAAAGTCGTCCTGAAAGGCGATATGAAAAGGAGTTTGGAAAAGCGTCTCAACGCCGTTGCCCAACAGATTCAAATCGTTGATCGTACAAGATTTGGGGATGCAGATCCCCAGATAGTTTTGTTGGTTGTCGAAAATTTGTTCCTTGGCTTTTTCATTTTGAATATTAAATAACTACAAATTGTGCGTCAGGATTGccatcaacatttttttttctttacctGTGGAAAATGCCCagttatattatttattacaataagCGCGTTGCAGTATTGTCCTTCGATTACGCGTCCACCAACAACCTCTCTGATGTTCAGACATTGGTCATAATTGCCGTACCAGCGTAGGTTTAAGCTCAAGATACCAGGATTGACTTTACTGCTAGCGTCAAACACTAAAAttggtgaaaataaaaaattaactgaTTTGGAGGAACAACTTACTCTGTAAAGCCCACAGTTTCATCTCGGACAAGTCTGCAAAGAATGCTTCCATATCTGAAGCGCATTGAGTTCCACCAATTTTGGTGTCGACCAGTTGCACCATTTTTGAGTGGAATAAATTCAACATCAGTTTTGGATGAAGACGTGAAATCTTGGGTTGAACAATGGGAACAAGAATTAGAAcacaaattgcaaaaatgtaattcatgGTGGACGGTTTAGCAATGGAAACGATATGCACCAACCAGTTTACGTTTGTAAACTTGCATAAATAGTGAGTTTTATCTGCTATTAAGGAGTTTTAGTGATTAGGTATTAACATTCAAGGTGAAACGAACAAATAGtgtaatttccaaaattttacgTATTGAGGATATGTATATGCAGATTGAGCAAAGCAAATAATGTTGTATCTACTTattggaaattattttattattcttttgaatacattacatcgatttttaaaagaatttatttaactttTAACTTCCAAGCATTCTTTTGTCTTTTGGAAAGTGGAGCCTCAATTTTCTTGACATTTTGCAAATTCTGCACCAACGCCACTCCCGGTGCTTCGAATACTAGATACAAAACAACTGAACTCATCACAATAGCCGCAAAGTAGCCACAGAACTCGACAATCTGAAACAATAagaaatcaaaatcaaaatattttcagacgCACTGAACTTGCAATTTCCAAATTGATGGAGTACCCAGATTGTCTTTATAtgtattatacattttttttttcttcaaacgtccgtaaattatgacattatcctgctgcattgataatgctaaagtgtcacttcattgtcatggcatctaacgagctgatgagcggcagataaagttattatctccgctgagagcggcagataaagttatttatgtccgctgagggcgtccgcgaagttattatctccgctgatgagcggcagtaaagtaaactagctaaatcatttgaaattcctacctgatTTCTTAACACgtctcactgcgttcggcagccaatctaccagccgcagcacataaaacttcatttttgctcctcataacataatatactatttattatcattttgaaaaattattgtagGGGTTTgacacattaaaaaatgtcccTAATGGCGCAAAGGATCGGCCAAACCTTTAGGAAAAAaccattatttatttccaatgtTTCAgaagttataatttttttttgcatatcatACTTAATggaagtggcacttttttacacgaaaaatcgtagtgaaagtagtacttttttgcatctttttattccatctcctttgCAATGACTGTCAAAGCATATTATGCCGGCCaagaaattttttcaattcaaaaaaaatatttgtaatccgtactttattgtcatcatgattgccgtcttgattatgaacgttattttttgggtggtaaatttcaaaactctaaattattttccgtAAATAAACTTATTTTAACTTGATCTCAAAAGTGTTGAATTTCATACTCCCAAACTGGCTATGAAAGTGTAGACTAGTGAAACTAATTATGTAGTAATTaccaacaaagaaaaataaatcttctttTGGAATCGCTTGGCAAACATCATACAGAATGTGTTACTAACCGTTGAAAATTTTGGAGACAAGAGGAACAGAATTAAGAACAGACAATAAGATTTTATGGTCGCTTTATTTCAGTATTTCgtccgaaaaaatattttatcagcAACATGACTGGAGTTTCGAAGACAAGACAAATCACAAAGGAACACACCAGAATATCAATGAAGATGCCGCAAAAGTCGTGAAACTGAAAcagatttaattaataattagttGGGACGTCGGTTTTGGCAAAAGTACAATTTCGAAGTTGCTGAAGTGAGTGGATTCTTTCGGGTTTCCTACTACGACCACAATGACCAAAACGTGAATCAAGTACATGGAGTAGGTGAGTTTTCCCAAAACGACAAATACCGGATGGGAGAGAAAAGTGTTGACACAAcctgaaaaaaataaagtataaAGTGTCAGAAGTGGGGATTTTTACCTCCGCGTCCGGTGGTGCAGCTGTAAATGATGAAGCACACAGCAAAAGACCAAATAGGTCTCGAGAGAGAATTGAAAAACGCTGATCTGGTCACGTCGTAATTGTCCCTCATGAAGACCACGTGGTATAAGACGAGAGCAAGCATCGAACACAGTGAGACCAACCAGAGAGTGATGTTGACCAGTTGCGAAATtgaattctttttatttttattttgatagaGGAAGTACCCGAAGAATATTCCGATCAACCAGGCGGGCATGCGGGACAAGGTGGAGAAGTAAACATAAGTAAGATCTTCCTGCTTAACACTAGACAAGAATTTGTACGAATTTCACAAGCAAGCTTCAGTTTTCTTACTCCCAAAACAGTAAAAATCCACCATGTTTGACAACTGTTACGGTCCAGGTGTACACGATGGACACAAAACACAAGGTAATTATGACGAGAAAGGTTCTGGTGGGGTTTTTCTTGATAGAGAAGAGAATCAAAGGCGCCATTGCGTACAGTTGGGTGTCCACTGACAAGTACCACGTTTGCTGGATGCACTATCGATTTGTTTAGGCCACACTGTACCTCAAGTACCGCTTACCCTGTTGTCGTACTTGATGAAATTGTTGACAAAGAGTAGGGTAGTCCACTAGGTTTCCTTACAATTTGTCAGGTATTTTTTCAGAACGGAATGCCAAACAGGTCCTTCTGTAACATACTTGACCACActgacagaaatcaaaatgGTTGTCACTAAAGCGGGAACGAGTCGCAAGAGTCTGAACAGGTAAAACGAAGACAATTTGATGGTAGATTTCTCAGAGTACTTCATATGGACATAGGTGACCAAGATTCCGCTCATGCAGAAAAAAGTGTCCACGGCGTAGGGTACCGCGAAGAAGACGGAATTTTCGATGTGATTTGTCCACTggaattgtgaaaatttaaaatctgtaTTGACACAAAAGCGGTACTACCTTTGTCCAAACGTACAGAGTGTTGGTGTTGAAGGCATCCATTCTAATAATAACTAAATGACCAACTATCACCCACATCGTGCTCAAGACTCTTATCCCATTCAAACACgtcaaattgtcattttcgCAATGCGTCCCCAACAACTTCTTCCCGTTGGTGTAAAGCGAAAACACCACAAACAAGTCTGGTTTCTTCCGCAGCTTCCGCAAGTAAACGTCGTAAACGGTACTGGCGACCACGACAGCCAAGATGATGccaaaaaaacaactaaaaccTGTTGGAGGAATGATAAGTTGTGTTGAGCGACTTACAAAACGTAAGCATCAACTGGAGATGCGATCGATTTGGTCCTGGAGGTGCAAAAGTCTTCCTGAAAGGCGATGTCGAAAGGAGTTTTGAAAAGCGTCTCGATGCCGTTGCCCAACAGATTCAAATCGTTGACCGTACACGATTTGGGGACGCAGATTCCCAGATAGTTTTGATGGTACTTGAGAATTTTTGCCttggcttttttattttgaaaattgaataacTACAATTTGTGCGTCAAGATTGcaatcaacatttttttttctttacctGTGAAAAGTACGCAGTTAGATTAGCTGTTGGATTTATAATCGCGTTGCAGTATTGTCCTTCGATCACGCGTCCACCAACAACCTCGCTGATGTCCAGACATTGGTCATAATTGCCGTACCAACGTAGGTTTAAGCTCAAGATACCAGGATTGACTTTACTGCTAGCGTCAAACACTAAAattgatgaaaataaaaaattagccGATTTGCAAGAGCAACTTACTCTGTAAAGCTCACAGTTTCATGTCGAACAAGTCTGTAAAGAATGCTTCCAAATCTGAAGCGCATCGAGTTCCAGCGATTTTAGTGTCCactatttgttccatttctgAGTAGAATAAATTCAACATCAGCTGTTGATGGGGAAATGAAATCTTCGGTTGAACAATGGGAACAAGAATTAGAAcacaaattgcaaaaatgtaattcatgGTGGACGGTTTAGCAATGGAAGCGATATGCACCAACTAGTTTACGATTGTTAGAAATTTACATAATCAAGAAGTTTTAGCGATTATTAATATTCAAGgtgaaaaaaacaaacactGCAATTTCCAAAATGTTACGTTTTGGGAATATGTATATGCATATAGAGTGCGCAAAGCAAATAATGTTATATGTACTTaatagaatagtattttgtcactgtggatatgaaggctgctatgtattgaacaaaattaaagtggttatatcttcttcaggaagagcgaatttttttttctaactatttttcgagctccactgggtccttctctaccacgctctgaattcggaattcgcgaattttgagacaccctgtatattgagtgattcaaaatgattgtgaatgtaagtatggcaactcaatatgcaattttttgtggcaactctgtaggtaagatagagttgacatttctttgacagttcatagtcgcgcaattttgaaaattgtcaagttaATCTACAATGatgaaataatgaaatgtcatacaaatttCAACTCTACTTCACcaacacagttgccacataaattttcgtacatagttgccatatttatccacaatcattttgaatcactattataattatgtataatcttggttaaaaaaatttttctttttcttcgtgttcttttcttttaaaaaatccttctcaattcattagaaactttctgatttcccaaaatcgtattaatatgaCATTTGGTAGCCAACTATAAACGactgctccaagttcaaataaaatattgtcaaaatggcgacacttccggaaatactggaaatcgacgccatgtttttttttatagaaagaccacatttatttcaaaattggattctacgttaaatttttagttcaaaacgtccttttgtcaacacttatctaTCATCGTTTTTGACATGTGGcatctttttcgcaaaaaccggggttgcagggcttcattaaaaaatgtaaataaataattgatttttttaaatttaattcctATAGATTTGACCCATCTATCGGCGATTCTAGTCtgactcatgttatgaggcttgcggcacattcaactacgtcaccaacgcctactgctatgggacaatcatttataatgacctcgTATAAATCTGGCTATGAAAATGTAGACGAATGAAACTAAACTAATTatcaacaaagaaaaatacattttctttcaGAATCTCTTGACAAACATCACACAAAGCGTGTTACTAACCGTTGAAAATTTTGGTGTGAAGGAGACAAGAGGAAGAGAATTAAAAACAGACAATAAGATTTTATGGTCGCTTTATTTCAGTATTTCgtccgaaaaaatattttatcagcAACATGACTGGAGTTTCGAAGACAAGACAAATCACAAAGGAACACACTAGAATATCAACGAAAATGCCGCAAAAGTCGTGAAACTGAAACAGattcaattaataaaatataattagtTGTGACGTCgattttggtaaaaatacaatttcgAAGTTGCTGAAGTAAGTGGATTCTTTCGGATTTCCTACTACGACAAAAATGACCAAAACGTGAATCAAGTACATGGAGTAGGTGAGTTTTCCCAAAACGACAAATACCGGCTGAGAAAGAAAAGTGTTGACACAAcctgaaaaaaacaaagtataaAGTGTCAGAAGTGGGGATTTTTACCTCCGCGTCCGGTGCTGCAGCTGTAAATGATGAAGCACACCGCAAGAGACCAAATAGGTCTCGACAGAGAATTGAAAAACGCTGATCTGGTGAGGTCGTAATTGTGCCTCGTGAAGACCACGTGGTATAAGACGAGAGCAAGCATCGAACACAGTGAGACCAACCAGAGAGTGATGTTGGCCAGCTGCGAAATtgaattctttttatttttatttcggtAGAGGAAGTACCCGAAAACTATTCCGATCAACCAGGCGGGCATGTGGGATAATGTAGAGAAGTAGACATAAGGAAGATCTTCCTGCTTAAGTCTAGAAAAGAATTTGTACGAACTTCACAAGCAGGCTACAGTTTTCTTACTTGTAAAACACTAAGAATTCAACATGTTTGACAACTGTTATGGTCCAGGTGTACACGATGCAAACAAAACACAAGGTAATTATGACGAGAAAGGTTCTGGTGGGGTTTTTCTTGATGGAGAAGAGAATCAAAGGCGCCATTGCGTACAGTTGGGTGTCCACTGACAAGTACCAGGACTGATGGATGCACTATCGATTTGTTTAGGCCACACTGTACCCCAAGTACCACTTACCATATCGTCGTACTTGATGAAATTGTTGACAAAGAGTAGGGTTGTCCACCAGGTTTCCTTACAATTTGTCAGGTGCTGCTTAAGGACGGCATGCCAAATAGGTCCTTCCGTAACATACTTGACTACACTGATAGAAATCAAAATGGTTGCCGCTAAAGCGGGAACAAGCCGCAAGAGTCTGAACAGGTAAAACGAATGCAGCTTGATGCTAAATTTCTCCAAGTACTTCATATGAACGTAGGTAACCAAGATTCCGCTCATACAGAAGAAAGTCTCGACGGCGTAGGATGACGCGAAGAAGACCGAATTTTCGATGCGTTGTTGCCACTGGAATTGtgataatttaaaatctgTATTGACACAAAAGCAGTACTACGAGTACCTCTGCGAAACCGTACAGATTGTTGGTGTTGAAGGCATAAattctaataataaataaatgagcaACTATCACCCACACCATGGTCAAGACTCTGATCCCATTCAAACACttcaaattgtcattttcgCAATGCGTCCCCAATAACTTCTTCCCGTTGGTGTAAAGCGAAAACACCACAAACAAGTCTGGTTTCTTCCGCAGCTTCCGCAAATAAACGTCGTAAGCGGTACTGACTGCCACGACAGCCAAGACGATGccaaaaaaacaactaaaaccGGTTGGAGGAATGCCAAGTTGTGTTGAGCGACTTACAAAACGTAAGCATCAATTGGAGATGCGATGGATTTGGTCCTGGAGGTGCAAAAGTCGTCCTGAAAGGTGATGTGAAAAGGAGTTTTGAAAAGCGTCTCGACGCCGTTGCCCAACAGATTCAAATCGTTGACCGTACACGATTTGGGGATGCAGATTCCCAGATAGTATTGTTGGTTCTCGAAAATTTGTGCCTTGGCTCTTTCATtttgaatattgaataactaCAATTTGTGCGTCAAGATTACAATCaacgttttattttctttacctGTGAAAAATAGGCAGTTAGATTAtctgtcaaaattataaacGCGTTGCAGTATTGTCCTTCGATCACGCCTCCACCAACAACCTCTCTGATGTCCAGACATTGGTCATAATTGCCGTACCAGCGTAGGTTTAAGCTCAAGATACCAGGATTGACTTTACTGCTAGCGTCAAACACTAAAAttgatgaaaatgaaaaatttgccGATTTGGGGGAACAACTTACTCTGTAAAGCCCACAGTTTCATGTCGGACAAAtctgcaaaaaatgttttcaaatttgaagcgCATCGAGTTCCACCGATTTTAGTGTCCACCATTTGTAGCATTTCTgaatggaataaattcaacaTCAGCTGTGGATCGAGAAGTGAAATCTTCGCTTGAACAATAGGAAGAAGAATTAGAAcacaaattgcaaaaatgtagTTCATGGTGAACGGTTTAGCAATGGAAGCTATACCCACTAACAAGTTTACGATTGTTAGAAATGTGCGTAAATAGTGACTCTTATCTATTATGAAGAAATTTTACCGATAATTAACGTTCAAGGTGAAAAGAACAAACAAtccaatttccaaaattttacattttagcaAGGTTTTgctttgtatttatttattttatgcttTTTTTGGATGGCtgcaataaacatttattttaccctccaccacccggcggcacggcaattttgccggagtacatacactattacggataatactatcaagtaatagttcagtgcttatcaacataattaccggcgtctcgcctccacattttgacttttttgtgttttatattctgtgtcaatgttaaggaatttcctcacgatatgacatgagtataataatatacctttttgaattataaattaaattttaatttaatttattgaattaaattaaattaatttttgaattattactatcccacctccacccggcggcacggcaattttgccggagtacatacactattacggatattactatcaagtaatagtgcagtgcttatcaacataattaccggcgtcttgcctccgcattttgactttgttgtgtattatgttctgtgtcaatgttaaggaacttcctcacgatgtgacatgagtataataatatacctttttgaatttcaactaccaatgtgt of Tenebrio molitor chromosome 6, icTenMoli1.1, whole genome shotgun sequence contains these proteins:
- the LOC138133099 gene encoding nose resistant to fluoxetine protein 6-like; this translates as MKLWALQMFDASSKVNPGILSLNLRWYGNYDQCLDIREVVGGGVIEGQYCNAFIILTDNLTAYFSQLFNIQNERAKAQIFENQQYYLGICIPKSCTVNDLNLLGNGVETLFKTPFHITFQDDFCTSRTKSIASPIDAYVFCFFGIVLAVVAVSTAYDVYLRKLRKKPDLFVVFSLYTNGKKLLGTHCENDNLKCLNGIRVLTMVWVIVAHLFIIRIYAFNTNNLYGFAEWQQRIENSVFFASSYAVETFFCMSGILVTYVHMKYLEKFSIKLHSFYLFRLLRLVPALAATILISISVVKYVTEGPIWHAVLKQHLTNCKETWWTTLLFVNNFIKYDDMCIHQSWYLSVDTQLYAMAPLILFSIKKNPTRTFLVIITLCFVCIVYTWTITVVKHVEFLVFYKLKQEDLPYVYFSTLSHMPAWLIGIVFGYFLYRNKNKKNSISQLANITLWLVSLCSMLALVLYHVVFTRHNYDLTRSAFFNSLSRPIWSLAVCFIIYSCSTGRGGCVNTFLSQPVFVVLGKLTYSMYLIHVLVIFVVVGNPKESTYFSNFEIFHDFCGIFVDILVCSFVICLVFETPVMLLIKYFFGRNTEIKRP